From the genome of Oncorhynchus masou masou isolate Uvic2021 chromosome 15, UVic_Omas_1.1, whole genome shotgun sequence:
CCACTACTGGGGAAGGTGTTGAAGTTGTGCAACGACTGGAggccctgcatggtgttggggatcatggtgatggtgttgggggTCATGAGGGGGATGTCGTCAGGTGAGCGGCGCATGGCTAGCGTGTAGTCTGGCGGGCAGGCAGTTCTCAGAACTACCTCGTGTGGATGCATGGCGTCGCACTCGTGGTCCAGGTCTGTGTGCTTCATCTGCAGGGACATGatctcctcctcctgtgtgtgcGCCAGGTCATTGGTCGTGTTGCGCTGGGGGCTGCAGCGCCGGTGCACGTCGTGCCGCCGCTTATCCTTCTTGTAGTAGAGGGCAGCGAAGGCCAGGATGTTGAGGAAGAGCAGCGAGGCACCCACAGCGATGGTGACACTCAGCTCAGTGGAGTAGTCCCTCTGATCCACCAGGAAGGGCTGATTCTGACTGTCCTGAGTCTCGGTGGGGAAAGGCGTAGGATTAGGCCTCTTGGTGTTGACAGGAATCTTCTTTGGTGACCTGGGCGTGACCTCCGGTGGGGGAaccttggtggtggtggagatgatctGGGTGACCTCGTTTAGGCTGTGGAGGTGGGGCACAAGCTCCAGCCACAGGTTGACCTTGTTGGCCCGGTAGTGCTCCTTGACGCGGGGTTTCAGGCCGATGTGGAGGTACAGCTGGTCTTTCTGGTTGTAGCGAGTCCACGCCACCTCCTCGAAACGGTTAGGCTTAGTGTGGATGAACTTGGTATCCTGGGGGACCGGCTGGTTAGGGTCACTGCAGGGGAAAGATGGGACTTAGTATGAGCAAAGCACCACTACAAAGCATGAGGAATGGAGGCTCATTCCAGCAGAACGAGTACCATTTTCTGGGAATGGCATATGGAGCCAGTCAGAACACATCATAAACTGGCTTAACCATGCAAAGTGGAGGCATAAATCTCATTGGTGCCCTGTTTTATATGTCAATTTACTGTTATATATGTAGATCATTAGTATCTCGATGGTCCCTTTGGGCTCTTTGGCTGCTGAGGGAAAAAGCCATTGTCCCCCATTATGCTCCAAAAAACAATTACCTCCATGACTACATGcttaaaggcaaaaaaaaatatatatattttttcattaaTTAACAGCATGTCTTTCAATATGGGATGGGACAATGACACACATTGATATGCTGTCCAACATAAAACATAAAAATGTATACAACATGGTATTCAATTCTTTAACTAGACAaaaatgtaacacacacacacaagcttgcTGGCATAAACACATTACAGCTTAAAATAGGTTTCAGTACCACACGTACCCAGTTTTGGCAAAATTAGTCCAGTAAGTCATCACCACAGCACTGAGCATGACGTCGTTCTTCGAGAAGTTACAGGGGAACAGTTCTGTGGGACCGATCATGGGCAGGCCAAACACATAGGGGATCTCGTCACCGTGGGCTGCGTCTGCCCACGGGGGCACCTGCTCTGTCTGGCAGTGGTGGTAGAAGGCGTAGAAGTATGTTGGTGACCCAAAGCTGGAGTGGAGATCTGCTGTGGCCACGGCCGGAGCCACCCATTGGTGGTCAGTGAACAGAGCTAGCAGGGTCTTCCTCCTGGTCTCTGGGTTGTGTTTATCAGCCCAGTCCGTGTACATGAACTTTATGGTCTCACGCAGAATGTCTTTGCCCTCCGGGTAACCGTACAGGTCATCCACGAAGCTGGACACGGCGTAGTCAAAATCATTGGCCTGGACTCCGTTCTCATTATCTACGATGAGCTCCACAAACTTCAGGCCCTCGCCCTGGTTGACGCCCAGCATGATGTCATAGTTGAGGAACTCGCCCTGCTCCATGAGGATCTGGGGGTCGTCTGGGATCACATCTCCATCTATGACAGGCCCGAAGGCGATATGGTACCTGGCTGGCTGGATGTCCTGGTCCACCAGCTCCTTGTAGTGCTTCTTCTGCAGACACTCCACCAGGTCCACCGTGTCCTTCAGGTTGCAGCCCACCTTCTTGGCCAACATGCGAGCGTACTTAGCAGGCTGGAAGCTGACTGCCCAGCTGGACAACGCAGTGCCACTCTGTGCTATAGCTCTCTGGAAAAGTCCTGCAGAGAGACAAGATACAAGCCAACCAGAGTCAGACAACACCTCATAATGTAGCATCACAATGCATCACCCTGGGAAATGTTGTTGCCTGCTTTCCCCCAGAGTATGATAGAAAACAGACTATTATTTTAGGGATACTATGGTTGGTGCATGGGCCTTTATGTGTCTTAATTATGGGTCCTATCATTGTAAGTCATTGATGCATGCTGTGATAAAATCATTTCCCAAAGTaatactctactctctctctacatgacctGCCACTCAGGAGGAAATGCCACTGAAACTGTCATTACTAAACATATCCAAACACAGCATGATGTGTACTCACACTAAAATCTAAATGTGCACTTGTAGAGTTATGTGCACTTGAAGAGCGATTAAATTTGCTGGCAATAGACGTAACTCTCCTCACAACCTTGAAAATGTAAAAGTCAATTTGTCTAGCTTAGTTTATTGTGCAATTCCTGGGAGAGCACAGAGAGACATTGTCTCTTGTCTTGACAGACATCTGCATTGTTAACAGAGATTACTGCTTTACAAACAGTCAGACTTCTATTTCAGGGTTTGTTTGACAAGGTTTGTAGACAGACTTGTTACACAGTTACAATATCATAGGAATTATCATGACACGTATTGTTAATTCTGAAGTTTTATAAACAAGAAATAACCTATTTTAATGTACATGTATTTTTTATCATTCTAATAACAAAGAAAACTTGCTTTAATTATCACATTTTCAAACATGTTGATATGAAATCTGTCTTTCGATCCAACCCACACATGAACATTGAGAAAAATGGAAATGACAAAGTTGTTGGAGCAGGATTGATCATGCTGTGTCTGAAAAGTGTTATACTGTGgtatgaatattaatatttttgtATTCAATTAATCTCTGAAGACAATAAGATTAGAGGGAGCAATACACTGACATGATAACATTGATTGGGGCTCCCCTAAGAACGCGGATTAGGAGGTGAGATAGCGATACAATCCAAATAAAGTGGGTCAGTGCTTTAGTCCCTGAGAAGAGTTTTACACAATTTAAGGTCCTAGAAAAACAGGGAAAATACAAATGTATATATCCAGCTGCTAGGAAGGAAGGGAAAAGTAAGGAAGCAGGATTGTCTACAGTTCTTTGTGGTTGTGAGGCATATAAAAGGTGGGGACTATGGCAATTCAAATGTATAcgtgaaggatagagagagagaatcaaaagCACTTTACACAGGGGAAGATGTTGGGGGTGCTGCGATTCTTTTgccgatgggggggggggggggcagacggCTATTTCGGtcagctaatacaggactagtaaaggcccagtgcaataattttgtaataaataaatatatacagtaccagtcaaaagtatagACAACgtctactcattcaagagtttttatttatttttactattttctacattgtagaataatagcaaagacatcaaaactgtgaaataacacatattgaatcatgtagtaaccgaaaaagtgttgaacaaatcaaaaaagattttagattcttcaaagtagccaccctttgccttgatggcagctttgcgcactcttggcattctcttattaaccagcttcacctggaatgattttccaacagtcttgaaggagttcccacatatgctgagcacttgttaactgattttccttcactctggggtccaactcctcccaaaccatctcaattgggttgaggtcgggtgattgtgtaggccaggtcatctgatgcagcactccatcactctccttcttggtcaaatagcccttacgcagcctgcaggtgtgttgggtcattgtcctgttgagaaacaaatgatagtcgcactaagtgcaaaccagatgggatggcgtattgctgcagaatgctgtgggagccatgctggttaacttcttggtgacaggggcagtattttcacgtccggatgaaatgcatgcacAAATTCTACTGCCTGCTACATATctccagaagataagatatgcatattattagtggatgtgggtagaaaacactctgaagtttctaaaactgtttgaatcatttctgtgagtataacagaacttatttagcaggcgaaacccaggacaaaccattcagatttttttgatGTCACTCTTTTAAATTCATTtaattgggaatccagatttctaagggaccttcttgcagttcctatcgcttccactggatgtcagtctttagaaattggttgaggttattcctttgtgtaatgaagaagtacggccatcttgaacaagggtcacttgaagtgtactgttagataaggagcgcatgaccagaaagctagcttcagtttgttttcctcctgtattgaacacagatcatcccgtcttcaattttgtCGATTttttacgttaaaaaatacctaaagttgtattactaaagtagtttgaaatgttttggcaacgTTTACAGGTAacctttgagatattttgtagtcacaaTGAGCAAGTTGGAactggtgtttttctggatcaaacacgccaaataaatggacattccgtcgatatacagtggggagaacaagaatTTGATACACTTcccattttgcaggttttcctacttacaaagtatgtagaggtctgtaatttttatcataggtacacttcaactgtgagagacggaatctaaaacaaaaatcacattgtatgatttttaagtaactaatttgtattttattgcatgacataagtatttgatacatcagaaaagcagaacttaatatttggtacagaaatatataattttgcaattacagagatcatacgtttcctgtagttcttgaccaggtttgcacacactgcagcagggattttggcccattaccccatacagaccttctccagatccttcaggtttcggggctgtcactgggcaatacggactttcagctccctccaaagattttctattgggttcaggtctggagactgactaggccactccaggaccttgagatgcttcttacggagctactccttagttgccctggctgtgtgttttgggtcgttgtcatgctggaagacccagccacaacccatcttcaatgctcttactgagggaaggaggttgttggccaagatctcacgatacatggccccatccatcctcccctcaatacggtgcagtcgtcctgtcccctttgcagaaaagcatccccaaagaatgatgtttccacctccatgcttcatggttaggatggtgttcttggggttgtactcctccttcttcttcctccaaacacagcgagtggagtttagaccaaaaagctctattttgtctcatcagaccacatgaccttctcccattcctcccctggatcatccagatggtcatttgcaaacttcagatgggcctggacatacGCTGGCTtcagcagggggaccttgcgtacGCTGCAGggttttaatccatgacggcgcaGTGTgctactaatggttttctttgagactgtggtcccagctctcttcaggtcattgaccaggtcctgctgtgtagttctgggctgatccctcaccttcctcatgatcattgatgccccacgaggtgagatcttgcatggagccccagaccgagggtgattgaccgtcatcttgaacttcttccattttctaataattgcaccaacagttgttgccttctcaccaagctgcttgcctattgtcctgtagcccatctcagccttgtgcaggtctacaattttatccccaatgtccttacacagctccctggtcttggccattgtggagaggttggagtatgtttgattgagtgtgtggacaggtgtcttttatacaggtaacgagttcaaacaggtgcagttaatacaggtaatgagtggagaacaggagggcttcttaaagaaaaactattaggtctgtgagagccggaattcttactggttggtaggtgatgaaatacttatgtcatgcagtaaaatgctaattaattacttaaaaatcatacaatgtgattttctggatttttgttttagattctgtctctcacagttgaagtgtacctatgataaatattacacacctctacatgctttgtaagaaggaaaacctgcaaaatcggcagtgtatcaaatacttgttctccccactgtatatcgacgcaattaatcaaacaaaaggaccatttgtgatgtttatgggacatattggagtgccaacaaaagatgCTCGTCAAaagtaaggcatgaattatatttatatttctgcgttttgtgtcgtgcctgcagggttgaaatatggtttATCTTTGTTTATGGAGGTgttatcctcagataatagcattgtttgctttcaccgaaaagcctttttgaaatctgacatgttggctggattcacaacaagtgtcgCTTTAATTTTCTatattgcatgtgtgatttaatgaaagtttgattttatagtaatttatttgaatttgtcgcccagagaggttaagtgtgcattgagttctaaataaatcaccaacattgtcaccagcaaagcaaccccaccccataacacctcctcctccatgcttcccggtgggaaccacacatgcagagatcctccgttcacctactctgcgtctcacaaagacacggcggttggaaccaaaaatctcaaatttggactcatcagaccaaaggacagatttccaccggtctaatgtcaattTCTCGTGAttcctggcccaagcaagtctcttattattattggtgtcctttagtagtcgtTTCTTTGAAGCAggtcgaccatgaaggcctaattcatgcagtctcctctgaacagttgatgttgagatgtgtttgctacttgaactctgtgaagcatttatttggactgtaatttctgaggctgataactctaatgaacttattctctgcagcagaggtaactctgtgtcttccgttcctgtggaggtcctcatgagagccagtttcctcatagcgcttgatggtttttgtgactgcacatcttagaaatgttcaaagttcttaaaatgctccatactgactgaccttcacgtcttaaagAAATGAtgggactgtcatttctcttagcttatttgagttgttcttgccataatatgtacttctgtataccacccataccttgtcacaacacaactgattggctcaaatgcaataagaaggaaagaaattccacaaattaacttctaagaaggcacacctattaattgaaatgaattccaggtaactacctcatgaagctggttgagacaatgccaagagtgtgcaaatctgtcatcaaggcaaagggtggctattttgaagactctaaaatctaaaatatattttgatatgttgaacacttttttgattactacatgattccatatgtgtattACATAGtggtgatgtcttcactattattctacaatgtagaaaacagcaaaaataaagaaaacaactgaaatgagtaggtgtccaaacttttgactggtactgtatatatgtttttttaaattatgtttcagggggtgctgcagcacccctagcaccctcagcacccctagcaccctcagcacccctagcACCTTTAGAACCCCAAGCACCCCTAGCACCCTCaacaccctcagcacccctagcacccctacttcctgtggcTATGTATACAGCCATTTGAGAGCAAAATACTCTCATCAACTTAAA
Proteins encoded in this window:
- the LOC135556388 gene encoding neuroligin-1-like isoform X1 is translated as MPLQRPGCLKLYPAWRAMQPRLGVGLGLGLDLTFLLWILSLAQQALVTASQKLDETDPVVTTVYGKLRGVKKELNNEILGPVIQFLGVPYAAPPTGERRFQPPEPPTFWPEVRNATQFAPVCPQTIVEGRLPDVMLPVWFTNNLEIVSSYVQDQSEDCLFLNIYVPTEDGPLTKKHNDDLDDNDGVEDEDIRESGSPKPVMVFIHGGSYMEGTGNMFDGSILASYGNVIVITVNYRLGVLGFLSTGDQASKGNYGLLDLIQALRWTSENIAFFGGDPLRITVFGSGAGASCVNLLTLSHYSEGNRWSNSTKGLFQRAIAQSGTALSSWAVSFQPAKYARMLAKKVGCNLKDTVDLVECLQKKHYKELVDQDIQPARYHIAFGPVIDGDVIPDDPQILMEQGEFLNYDIMLGVNQGEGLKFVELIVDNENGVQANDFDYAVSSFVDDLYGYPEGKDILRETIKFMYTDWADKHNPETRRKTLLALFTDHQWVAPAVATADLHSSFGSPTYFYAFYHHCQTEQVPPWADAAHGDEIPYVFGLPMIGPTELFPCNFSKNDVMLSAVVMTYWTNFAKTGDPNQPVPQDTKFIHTKPNRFEEVAWTRYNQKDQLYLHIGLKPRVKEHYRANKVNLWLELVPHLHSLNEVTQIISTTTKVPPPEVTPRSPKKIPVNTKRPNPTPFPTETQDSQNQPFLVDQRDYSTELSVTIAVGASLLFLNILAFAALYYKKDKRRHDVHRRCSPQRNTTNDLAHTQEEEIMSLQMKHTDLDHECDAMHPHEVVLRTACPPDYTLAMRRSPDDIPLMTPNTITMIPNTMQGLQSLHNFNTFPSSGQNNTLPHPHSHSTTRV
- the LOC135556388 gene encoding neuroligin-1-like isoform X2; translation: MPLQRPGCLKLYPAWRAMQPRLGVGLGLGLDLTFLLWILSLAQQALVTASQKLDETDPVVTTVYGKLRGVKKELNNEILGPVIQFLGVPYAAPPTGERRFQPPEPPTFWPEVRNATQFAPVCPQTIVEGRLPDVMLPVWFTNNLEIVSSYVQDQSEDCLFLNIYVPTEDDIRESGSPKPVMVFIHGGSYMEGTGNMFDGSILASYGNVIVITVNYRLGVLGFLSTGDQASKGNYGLLDLIQALRWTSENIAFFGGDPLRITVFGSGAGASCVNLLTLSHYSEGNRWSNSTKGLFQRAIAQSGTALSSWAVSFQPAKYARMLAKKVGCNLKDTVDLVECLQKKHYKELVDQDIQPARYHIAFGPVIDGDVIPDDPQILMEQGEFLNYDIMLGVNQGEGLKFVELIVDNENGVQANDFDYAVSSFVDDLYGYPEGKDILRETIKFMYTDWADKHNPETRRKTLLALFTDHQWVAPAVATADLHSSFGSPTYFYAFYHHCQTEQVPPWADAAHGDEIPYVFGLPMIGPTELFPCNFSKNDVMLSAVVMTYWTNFAKTGDPNQPVPQDTKFIHTKPNRFEEVAWTRYNQKDQLYLHIGLKPRVKEHYRANKVNLWLELVPHLHSLNEVTQIISTTTKVPPPEVTPRSPKKIPVNTKRPNPTPFPTETQDSQNQPFLVDQRDYSTELSVTIAVGASLLFLNILAFAALYYKKDKRRHDVHRRCSPQRNTTNDLAHTQEEEIMSLQMKHTDLDHECDAMHPHEVVLRTACPPDYTLAMRRSPDDIPLMTPNTITMIPNTMQGLQSLHNFNTFPSSGQNNTLPHPHSHSTTRV